A window of Miscanthus floridulus cultivar M001 chromosome 12, ASM1932011v1, whole genome shotgun sequence genomic DNA:
atacaaaaagaatacccaagtgaaatagcaataatcatcaacaataacaagaccatatttgttacccccgatgcttagataggcgaccggtccaaagaaaTCCATGtgaattagctccaatggttgtttggtggtgatgatgctctttggtgggtgaggtacatctacttgctttctggcttgacaagtgctacaaattctatctttctcaaagtgaacatttgttagtctaaggatgtgttcgtcttttagaagtttggccaagttcctcaacccaacatgggctagtcgacgatgccaaagccaaccaatgctagattttgccactaaacaagtctcaagcttagctttacatttgttgaaatcaactaagtagaGCTTCTTCTTTAATCAACATGTAaatacaatagaggaatcctcccttctaaagacttccacatctttatccgtaaagagacaattgtagcccatctcacacaattgagaaacgaaCAATGAATTGTAActcaaggaatcaacatgtaatacatttgtaattgaatgctcaagggttatagcaactttaccaagaccaatcacatccccctttgaattgtctccaaagacaatctTTTCATTTGAGTGTATCATCAGAAAATATGATgaaaacatactcctttctctggtcatatgatttgtaaatccactatcaagcacccaacttgatccaccagaggagtatgcctacaaaacaagtttagttccttgatttaggtccccaactagacttggggccttgcatgttagtcacaagtatTTTAGGAACCCAAAAAGAAGTATTCCTATAAATATTGGTTTCCTTTTCAACATATTTGGCAACAACTTGACATGTTATTCTTCAatacaaagcatgatgtcaagctttgtcgaggtgcatgaATCTTCGGTTGATAAGCATACTTGTTCATAGCACCCCATattgattcctttggcttctgaGAAACTTACTTTTGTTGGAACATCTTCTTCACAAGCTTAGCCTAATCAGGaatagaattggtagccttcccatttttgtggggTGCGGCACTGTCGCCCTTCACCGTGGCACTACCACTCTAGGACGTGGCCCTACCATGGACTATGTAGGTTGTTCTACACCTATTCtgtccttcctctcaaactgcacacactcatatccattcactatctttcttccatttgtcttggctccttttgtgtgctcgagcccatgcttgattgagggatgccttccctTCTTGTATTGTGGCCCTTTTGGTTCATCCACTTTCTTGCCACTAGCTTGAGCCTTGCCATCTATGCACCCTTTGCCTATAATCTCATTGAGCCTAGTGATCTCTTTTCTCATAGCTTCCATGTttacaaggttagtggaataaacattcaaatcaagattatagcattttccacaaccttgactagtagaGGGAGTAGAGGCTTCTTTTatcttagagggatgtgagttgctgtcccaaagaatgccatattgcaactcaagttctttgtgctttttatctaagtcacaatactttttcttgagtgcATTAtgtgctttctttgtgatagcatggtcctcttgctccttggccaaggccttgcgcaaggattccacctcacttctctttAATTTAAGAGCTTCCttactagcaatgtagagattctCTTGTTTGATAAGAGTTTCCTCTcaagattctagctcggcttgagcattctctaaatcctccattagcttagtgataaaCAATttagtctttccatccaaatttttagttatgtaattaatttcttcatcactagattcgtcatcactagagctatcactaatatcactactagagatatcactagtaGGTGGAGGAGGTTTGGCTTTTAATTTTACCTTCTCatcctttgccatgagacaaatgtgaggggagtagtagttattgtcggacatgttgttgaagagctttggtgtagaggatggcttGTGAATAGCCATAGTTGCAATCttcacatcctcttcacttgtgctctccctagttgagtcccattcatacccaatgtgagcctctcccatgtacttcttgttCTTTCTATGGTCGGTCTTGtcctctttcttatccttcttgtatttgttgtctttGATCTCCTATGGATATTTTGTAATGAAGTGTtcggtgctaccacaattgtagcatgtcctctttttcttgtttggaaactttctcttcactaccttgtaaccttgctcttTAATCCCTTTTGATATCTCTTCATAAatagagcaacatcatcaaccttctcatattgtccatcatcactttcatcttcatttgatgatgatgttgtctctacttgctcttggacttgcttgattgcttttgGTTTGCTTGTTGaggcttgcttgttgatcttggacttgctagtagagccttgcttgcttgatttgttggccttgagagctacatccttgatcttcatgccatctagctttgcttgcaactcaccaagcttctttctttcatttgcttcttctATTTGCATGTCAAAGATCAAGATCCTCCTAAGTACATCATTTgatgtgaagtactcaaacttcttcttgtctccaaTTAGAGTCACcatggtctcatttcttggtgaataagcttcTAGAATGATTTTGACtaccttgtgatcatctagctcatcaccaccatagcctctaatcttgctgACAATcaccatcaacctatcaaacatcttttgtggcccttctccatccaaaaTCATAAACTGGTTGAGCTTGGCCATCAAAAACTCAATTCTTGTCTTCcttactttgtcaaccccttcatgtgcaaggcGCAAAGTGTCCTATATTTACTTGGCAACATCAACAcccatcactctattgtactcatcaccatccaaagaaCTAAGCAACATACTTGTGGCTTTACCATTGAGATAAATAATGCCCAATTCAATTGGTGTTGGATTTTTGGGATCAACcgatggctcaaatccattgcaaataaTCTCTCAAATgccggggtgaagacctataagataggccctcatcaagtgcttccacttggcaaagttggtcccattgaaatgaggtagcttgcccatgggcacattgatgaaggACCTCCGATCATGATTAGGCATAGACGTAGAAGAATAGTTGAAGGATATggtggcatatttgttgttggagTTGACttcgccctttcctttcttctccttcttgcctCCCTTGGTCACTTGGTAGgattcatcatcatctccatcttcggtGCTACTTGATATCTCACTAGATGATGTATTGTTTGCCTTTgcttcctcttccttcttcttcctagcttatcttcttttctttcttgcttctctcttgagccttcgctcttcttttctttgcttcttatcTTCTAGCTTTTGTTGctcattcttcttcttttctcttgcttctctttttgcttttcttgcagcctttcttttcttcctttcttcATCATTTTGTGCCTTCTCAGCATCGATCATCTCAAGCAGTGGGAGAGTGGAATTGCTTGCTGTAGAGGCATTGAGCTAGCTGTTGTAGATGTCATGCCAGCCCATATCTTTGGGATCGACATGCACAGGCTTCACAACATTGGATCCTCCTCCTGATTCCATACCTCATGCAGTGAAGCATATATGaggtaacctgctctgataccacttgtaggatctctagttagcctagagggggtgaataggcctattaaaacaaaacttgaaCAAATATAAAATTTGACCCGCAGCACTATCGCGTTGTGGCACTGTTGAGCCATAACAGCGGCACTGTCGCACCTGCAGACAATGTTCGAACCACTGTTCAAAatctatgaattgaaatttagATCAGAGAAATTACTAAGCTTCCTATAGGTATATAGATCACAGATCAGCAGCTAGATGTGGTAGGAGATGCACAAGCAAGtagatcgaccacaaaccctagaaatcccCTCAATAACAATATGAATAACAAGAATGTAAAATAAGCACACTATGACACGATAATTTATCCCATAGTTCAGCTCACCACAAAGGCTtacctaagtccatgttgttgaggttagacactaaggcttagggctttgcaacccttcctcattttcaaatcaagagacttaactcttgaggggtgagtttactagcttcaagagatggttacaaacctcctaggtCTGCCACACATGTTGGAAAGCTCCATGGGCAatgctctagctggctaggagacaagctccaagagtaCCAAACACAACCATCGGCCAAAATGTtaatcaagtgctctttagagttgggaaATCAGTGGATCTggtctctaatcgagtttgggacttttttctctcaaggattgatgaggAAATCACAAAGGAAAGCTTGAGAGCTTTAGGGcatcaatggaggagagagagagtaaGCACTGAGTTGCTTTCAGTCAGTCTGAAAGTCTAGACGAAGAAGAAGACCATTGTGAGGGTGAAggagaggtataaatacctcccctGGTCCCAATGGTCAGATAAGTTGTGGCAGTGCCTCTCTGTGATATAGCCATGCtttaggtgcggcactgccacaccaaGCCAGACAACAAGGGGTAAAGGAGTGTTGAGCTGGCTATCTTGGCTGAACTTTGAGGATGCTTTAGTGTAGGATTGAGCACTAAGTTGCACATGTtgacttaagcattgtgtcccactTAATAGTATGGATTTTCCTATActaaaatttaaaaatataaatgaaataaacctcctttgagcttgATGCCATCATTGTTGGATATCTATACCCAGGTATCTAAGCTAAAGGATTAATGAGTGTCACGTCAGCTCATCCAATGGTTTCTGCCTCGTTCGACCCCCAGGGGTCGAGCCATGCCTTGTCCAACTCTGAATACAAGGTTtttgcctcgtccgacccccagggGCTAGGTCACACCTCATCCAACTCTAAGGATGAGGTTTCTGCCTCGTCCGTCCCCTAGGGGCCAGGCCACGCCTCATCCAACTCCAAGGATGAGGTTTTCGCCTTGTCTgaccccaaggcatgggctcCAACTCGTCCAGTCCCACAGGgagggctctacctcgcctgaccccctgAGGGTTGGATTCCATCTCATTCGGCCCCTAGGGCGAGATTTCTACCTTATCTATTCCCTGAAGGTTGAATTTGCTATCGGACAAAAGCAATGGCCCTAGGGTGGGACCCaaaccgcttcaaccactacggcatGGAGGCACACGCTTAGGAGCATGTCTTAGACGCATCCTGATGTGACTGGTGGTCGCATTAGGCCATTATGGGAGACTCACGTCGCCCACCGCGTCAATAGGCcggcactgtgctgccaactccctgcctgaccaccgtccaacaTCAGTCAACCAGTGTCAGTTGGTTGGCACTATACCACCAGCCCCCATATGGCCTCTgtcaggggaccctttgaccattttGTCTGCTCAGATGGGACGGAAGACAAGAACAGCGCACGACTCCCACACGTATGCTGCAGCGGCCAATAGGACCCCGATGTGACGCCGCTACCACCATGATctatagggtcagcgggacccatgCGAAGAGGACGACGGCACACCTCCGGGAGccttatttctttttcttttttcctcttcCCTTCGGCTGTAACCCCTCCTTTCCCTTagactataaaagggaaagtagggcgtcCTACTAGAGGACCGATACATCGAACAAGTGCATCACACAGCATTGGTTCACCGCACCTCATCACGAACAAAAcatcactagagacttgggaccagtccctctcttgcctgtttgtaacccctactatgaacttttagtgctaagTAATACTAGCAGCAGCCAAGaattggatgtagggacattctgcctgaaccagtataaacctggtgtcttcttagcacaccatccaggccagacacgcaatatacaaatttactcattagtGTTTACTCAAAGCACCGActgttggcgtgctaggtaggggtctTTTGCACATTTCAACATCAACtccaggccttggatggctagtcatgacatcagctaggtcctaggcgcacacatgcgctttggggacctagacttcatcatcatggtggagGGAGAGCTGGCGTGGGTGCCCATCATCATTTAGCCTCTCCACTCTACCGGCCTCGACATAATcaccgaggcacttgaggagctgtgGCTGCATGTGCTGGAGGCCCAAGCCCCCAGGAGTGACCAACGCCTCGATTTTGACTATGAGAGGTTGGAGTGTCAGCTCGGTggcttcctaggaccccaaccatctCGGGAGGacttgcgccacctcaccttctcatttgcTAATGCCATGGCGCAACTTGCTAGGGGAGAGCTGCTCTCCCTTGAATACCTCATCCGAAGCGCCCTGATAGTGctcccattcggtctccgcaatgccgtAGAGACCATTGGACACCTTATGGCACAATGCAAGATTCCATCCCCCATgaatgatgagttcatggggatgatcgaacaTGTCACGGAATCTTTTCAGGACTTCCTCATAGAGGAGCCAGAGttgccctctggctctgactccagcagggggagccatcacccctctcatgaatgcttcatgacaggtacccccgagggacatgccgaaagcatccacgaggaggaggcttccccgatgaatgacctcgatgatgaggtcaagGGCGAGGCTAGGGCCCCACCCCACCTGTGGATGGTGTAGCTAAAGGCCCGGCaccaagagcttgaggaagcatgaCTTCAGTTCGAGCAGGAACATGCGAAGCTTGATCGTGAGATCGAGCGCCATAGAGACAGGGGGCACTCATGCACCATGGCCTGTGATGTAAACCAGAGGACCATTGAGAACAATCAAGCACTCCCGCACTTTGCccaagcaagccagaacatcgctgctgctgctgccttgcTCAGGGGGCTTTCGATGCCTGTGATGCCTAAGGATTGATGGGCCCACCACAAGATTCACACACTACTTAAGCATGTGGCTGcatagcaggccgagagctcgctgtctcgatGATAGGAGCTCAATGCTAGCCAACGCACGCCATAAGTGAGACCCAACAAGGACGCATTAGTCCACCAGGCGCCGCACAACGATAGGCCATGCATCATAGTTTCGGTGCAAGAGCATCTCAGCCGCAACCATGACGCATGTGACACCCTCGACACCCATCGGTGTACCTACAATGATGCGGGGGAGGGGGCCAGCCGTAGCTACCACACTCATCGTGGTGGGCACTATGATCGTGAGGAAGACCTAAGTCATAGCCCTGAATCAATGAGGCCCAAGACTTTTGGTTGGCATATCCTCAAGGTGGCGCTCCCACCCTGAAACCGCCCACCGACTAATGTcccgaaatactctagggaaacaatcCCCAGCTTGTGGCTCAAGGACTACCGGCTTGCTTGGCGGGCCGGTGGTGTGGTCAGTGATGACTTTGTCATCCGTAATCTCCCTCAGTTCTTGGCCGACTTGACATGAACATGGCTAGAGCATATTCCACCCAATTGCGTTCAGAGTTGGGCGAACTGTGAAACAAATCTtcatgggcaacttccagggcacttacaTGTGCCCTAGGAACCCTTGGGACTTGAAGAACTATCGATAGAAGTCAGGAGAGACTCTCTGCAAGTACATTTgacgcttctcccggtagtgcaacaagCTCTCCAATGTCGCCAATGCTGATGTCATTGGAGCCTTCTTATcagggaccacctgtgagtccctggtccataagttgggacataagggcccacagaataccaaggaactcctcgacatcATGACCAACCACGCTTCTGGTGAGGAAGCAGTCGGAGCAATTTTTGATTGCTCCAAAGGTAACGCAAAGTGGGGCAAGGACGCCGATGAAGGCCCCTTCGATCATTCAAAAAAGAAGAACCAGAAAGGGCATGGGGGCACGCTCGTGGCCATCGTTGATCGAAAAGTTGGTCGAGCACCGGCCGAGGGCACCCTCGATCACTTTGACAAGCTGCTCAAGGGGCCATgtcaaaccatgccttccctatGAAACACATGTATAAGGACTATTCCCTCATGAAGCGTTTCTTCATCGGTGGCTTCAAGAAATGGGAGCAGGAGAAGAAGCCTGAGGCGAAAGCCGACGACGCCAGAGAGAAAACTGGCAGCTTTCCATCGCCAGAtgactacctcatgatcttcagtgggCCAGAGGCATATGGCTCCAAGCACTAACAGAAGCTCATGCGCCAAGAGGTCTATGAAGGGGAGCCCACCACGCCCATTTTCCTCAAATGGTCAAGGTCTCCCATAACCTTCGACTGATCCGACCACCCGGATAGCGTCACACACCTAGGTAGGtacccgctcatggtcgaccctatcatcggcacaaagcggttcaccaaggtactgatggacgggGGCAGCGGCCTTGACATCATGAACGCTGAGacacttgatgccatgggcatcgaccaagCGCGCATCCAGCCGACCAGGGTGCCTTTCCACAGCATTATGCTAGGAAAGCAGACCATATCGATTGAGCAAATTGACTTGTCCGTCACCTTTAGGAATCTGTCTAGCTATAGgatagagaccctcaccttcgaggtagttggGTTCCCCCTGGTCTACCATGCCATTTTGGGGCAACCATGttatgcaaagttcatggccatccccaactacacctacctcaagctcaagataccgagcccatgcggggtcatcaccatcggcacttcCTTCTAGAgggcctacgagtgtgaggtcgagagTTGCGAGCTCGCTTCGGCCACCCTCGCTTCCAAGGAGCTCATAGCCATCAGGAAGGACATCGTTGAAGGAGCGCCCAACACGAAGCAGGTGGATAGATCCTTTGAGCCTATAGAGAacgtcaaggaggtcctcatTGACCCCAACAACTCCATCGACAAGACAATGCGCATCAGCACCACCCTCTCCCCTAAGTAGGAaggcacgctcgtcgacttcctccacgccaatcgagacatctttgcgtggaaacccttgacATGCTAGGAATTCTGACAGAAGTcattgagcatgccttgaagatcaggctaggTTTTAGGCCGATCaaacaacgcctacgccgcttcaaCAAGGAAAAGTGGAGGCTCATCGGTGAAGAAATCGCTAAGCTCTTAGCGGCCgatttcatcaaggaagtataccactcaGACTGGTTttccaatcccattcttgtaaaaaagaaaagtgggaaatggtgaatgtgtgttgactacaccagcttcaataaggcatgcccaaaggatttgtttcctttgccacgcatagatcaGGTAGttaactcgacctcagggtgtgaaaccctatgcttccttgatgcatactccgggtaccatcagatcatgatgaaagagtctgactagctcatGACCTCTTTCATCACCTCGTttagatcattctgctatgttacAATGCCTGTTCGAACTCAAGAACACTAGGGCTACGTACTAGCATtgcatgaccaaatgctttggagacctcatcgggtggactgtTGAGgcttatgtggatgacatcatagtcaagtccAAGTAGACTGACCATCTCATGGCTAACCTAGAGTGGACCTTCAGGAAGCTCTAGGAGAatgacatcaagctcaacccctgAGAAATGtgtctttggggtcccaaggggcatgctgctcagattcatcatctccgagcatggcatcgaagccaacccagtaaaaatcttagccatcacaaagatgggcctAATTCCAAACCTGAAGGGAGTTCAGAAGGTTATCGGGTGCCTAGTAGCGCTTAGTCGCTTCATTTCATGCCTCGACAAATGGGGGCTCCCCCTTTATCAGCTCCTAAAGAAAATCGACCGATTCACGTGGAcgcccgaggctcaggaggcgcttgaacAAGCTCAAAGTGCTCCAGATGAAGGCCCCTATTCTGGTCCCACCAACTAAGGGAGAGCCGCTCCTACTCTATGTTGTAGCTACGACTCAGGTGGTCAGCGCCGCCTTGGTTGGAGAATAGGGAGAAGAGGGACACTGCCCTCAAGGTACAGTGCCCCATCTACTTCATTAGCGAAGTCTTGTCTGActccaagacacgctacccctagatccaaaagctcctatatgccatcctgATCACAAAAAGGAAGTTGTGCCACTACTTTGACTCACACCAGGTGACCgtcgtgtcatctttccccctcggcgaggttatCTAGAATCGAGAGGCCACAGGGAGGATCACGACATgagcgctcgagctgatggatcatgGCGTCACATACGCCCCATGAACGGCCATCAAGTCTTAGGTACTGGCTAACTTTCTAGCCAAATGGATTGAGATCTAGATGCCACCAGCGGCCATCGATCAGGAgtgctggatgatgtacttcgatggatcactaatAAAGAAGGGCGCTGGAGTCAAGCTAGTTTTTGTTTCCCCCCTCAGGGGTGCGCATGAGGTACACAATTCGCATTCACTTCCCAGTTTCAAATAATGTGGTTGAGTACGAGGCACTCGCCAATGGCTTGCACAtcaccattgagttgggcatccaatAGCTTGACATTCGAGGTGACTCACAACTGGTCATTGACCAGGTcttgaaggagtcaagctgccacaacaccaagatggttgCATACTGTCATGAGGTCTGATAGTTGGAGGATAAGTtcaatggcctcgagctcaaccataTCCCAAGGTGgctcaatgaagcagccgacaCATTAGCGAAGATGGCATCAAGCTAAGAGCCTATCCCCATCAACATCTTTACTAGTGACCTGCACAAACCCTCAGTCCGATACGAGAAACCAGAATAGGCCAGCAATGAGCCTCTAGTTCTAGGCTCGGGGGCTGACCGACCCTCAGTTCCatccgaccctgaggtcatggaactcGTCAAAGACCTAGTGGCAGAGCCCAACCCTCCAACCGACTAGAGAACACCTTATCTCGATTACCTCCTTCATGAGGTGCTCCCTGCCAACAAGACGGAGGCCCGACGGCTTGtgtgtcgtgccaagtccttcatcaTCATCAAATGGGAGCTCTACAAGCACAGCCACACCAAAATCCTACAGCGTTGCATCCCCGCCGAGCAGGGGAAGGACCTACTAGAAGACATCCATGGAGGGGTCTACGGACATcatgccgcacctagaaccttggttggaaatacATTCTagcaaggtttttactggccaacCGCGGTGGCTGACTCTGAGCAGGTCATACGCACCTataaaggatgccagtactatgctcagcaaactcacctactggcccaagcgctctagactgctccccatcacatggccattcacggtctgggggctcgacctagtaGGGCCCCTCAAGAGGGCGCTCGGGGGCTTTACGTACTTACTTGCCGCTGTGGACAAGTTCACAAGGTGGATAGAGGATCGACCGATcatcatgatcaaatccaagcaggcTGTGTTGTTCTTCACGGACATCATCCATTTCTTTGGACTCCCTAAACTCCATCATCGCGGACAATGACACGTAGTTCACTgagaagaagttcctccaattctatgatgaatatcacatccaagTTGACTAGGCCGCCGTAGCACACCCCTGCATGAACGGGTAGGTctagcgcgcaaatggcatggtactatagggcctcaagcctaggatcttcaaccggttgaacaagtttggtgaacGATGGGTCGTCG
This region includes:
- the LOC136495770 gene encoding uncharacterized protein; its protein translation is MVDPIIGTKRFTKVLMDGGSGLDIMNAETLDAMGIDQARIQPTRVPFHSIMLGKQTISIEQIDLSVTFRNLSSYRIETLTFEVVGFPLVYHAILGQPCYAKFMAIPNYTYLKLKIPSPCGVITIGTSF